From Scatophagus argus isolate fScaArg1 chromosome 2, fScaArg1.pri, whole genome shotgun sequence, a single genomic window includes:
- the LOC124068901 gene encoding adhesion G protein-coupled receptor L1-like isoform X4 translates to MATSLWFLGVCALILAHVAPSGQAMSRAAMPFGLLRRELACEGYPIELRCPGSDVVMVETANYGRTDDKICDADPFQMENTQCYLPDALKIMAQRCNNRTQCVVVAGVDVFPDPCPGTYKYLEIQYECVPYIFVCPGSLLSIQPASSLLEAEHQSGAWCKDPLQAGDRLYVMPWTPYRTEVLYEYASWDDYRQNRVTTTYKLPSRVDGTGFVVYDGAVFYNKERTRNLVKYDLRTRIKSGEAVVVNANYHDTSPYRWGGKSDIDLAVDENGLWVIYSTEANNGRIVVSQVNPYTLRFEGTWATGFDKRGASNAFMACGVLYAVRSIFQDDEGQAEGRVGSDMVVYAYDTSRGQELPVQIPFPNPYQYISSIDYNPRDNQLYVWNNYYVLRYPLQFTPPPPTKGPLSSLMTTVRSYTATVALTPVRPSASHPIGVINRGPFDQRPITAMVPLTPRPPLRVPLAPGGPGQVGGCEGRVARGVQWPPTLKGETVERPCPKGSLGIASYQCMQSPVGWSSRGPDLSNCTSPWVSQIAQKIKSGENAANIAGELVNLTRGRIYAGDVSMSVRLIEQLLDILDSQLQALRPANKESAARNYNKLQKRERTCRAYVQAVVQTVDNLLGPEALVSWADMSNVDQSRSASLLLDAVEKGAFLLANNLYEGRFSDRAPNVDLEVYVLNTEADIQDLTFPHSYDSDSILQISALALQQYSNNGQVKLVLTLYKNLGSFLTTQNSTLQLALGLGQGSDARRRSLVVNSHVISASVHRGSNRVYLSEPVIFTLRHLQLENHFGPNCSFWNASGVSGSGMWSMQGCRLLHTNNTHTTCACNHLSSYAVLMTYQQPAFGVGVEELLVYVVSWVGISVALVCLATCLTTLCCQGAAWHTDHSTIHCNLWANLLITELLFLVGAKKTQYTVVCSITAGLLHFSLLSVFCWLCLEGVELYLLQREVFEGRNSRRKYFYLCGYSIPGLVVAVSAAIDFRGYGSNTACWLRTDNYFIWSFLGPVALILTLNLVILVMTLHKMHGTAALKPDSSRHDNLRAWAVGSLTLLFLQSVTWSSGLMFLSAPSLLLAYLFSSLNTAQALLITILHCTLARKGQKDYGRCLRLSQCCVTSSSSSPDSVKGAALRSNSRYTSSQSRRATANRQSRIRRMWNDTVRRQTESSFIAADVNNTPTLNRAALGNHFLTNPVLQTHTGASPYDTMLAQGYNQPFTSTEGSVSQSQESCGLDSVCLNGGYTPNTFTLHGLGTTPGSRAGVVGSTDLLREGGVGIGGDDISPALLTTHGATDLGSGTGMRRNLSDAAALEKMIISELVQSNLRPSVPMPVPPERYGSLARPHHHDRAALTHTATLTRHTQPPQEGWAATTQSNTRHNAQEGWPLTRHHTQDAEAPSTTRGQDHATTPRLQDGWSHSHISGDSESREPLKDGDRSLQGTLGRRGLQDRQQARPPDVQARPYSTLSRNPGTLSRHRNTVEPSGGTDRDRDRERERDRYRDRPLPPPPPPPPQDSEPLYKALEEPLLMKQREAGVETWRGGQDREKDETFLLKRDRMMDEWRGGTERGRDESFTSQKRDGEMDEWRGGMERGREESHLLEKRGGRMEVWRGGAETEQEETFITQKKDFGIDGWRGGMEREKDESIFLKDRDGWRAGIERETEKQKDRALDVWRGGMAIDREESFLFESKDGGLDAKKRGSIRYHGEREDSESFALPLTPDLDLDPDSSPIYGRDSNPSPLYPGDRRSPPLSIFPRSSPPTNIFAPRDTNSPPNNLYSRHSPQMYSRSSSPPRFYTRTSPPTLSYPDSSPEGPEEVSPTGQPQRPALELPYSLGRPPLGPRPNHLQTFYQPPPLASNGEAVYTAEHASEGDDGQMQRVTSL, encoded by the exons ATGGCTACGTCACTGTGGttcctgggtgtgtgtgcgctcatTTTGGCTCACGTTGCCCCCTCTGGCCAAG CTATGTCCCGGGCCGCGATGCCTTTCGGGCTGCTGCGCAGGGAGCTGGCGTGCGAGGGTTACCCCATAGAGCTACGGTGCCCTGGAAGTGACGTGGTTATGGTGGAGACCGCCAACTATGGACGCACTGATGACAAGATCTGTGACGCAGACCCCtttcaaatggaaaacacacagtgttacCTCCCTGACGCGCTAAAGATTATGGCCCAgag GTGTAACAACAGGACTCAGTGTGTGGTGGTTGCAGGGGTTGACGTCTTCCCAGACCCCTGTCCTGGAACATACAAGTACCTGGAGATCCAGTATGAGTGCGTCCCATACA TTTTCGTGTGTCCTGGCTCACTGCTCAGCATCCAGCCGGCCTCCTCTCTCTTGGAGGCAGAGCATCAGTCGGGAGCTTGGTGTAAGGACCCGCTGCAGGCTGGTGACAGGCTGTATGTCATGCCGTGGACGCCATATAGAACAGAAGTGCTGTATGAGTATGCCTCCTGGGACGATTACCGTCAGAACAGAGTCACCACCACCTATAA GTTGCCTAGCCGCGTGGACGGTACAGGCTTTGTTGTATACGACGGTGCCGTGTTTTACAACAAGGAGCGCACACGCAATCTGGTCAAGTACGACCTGCGGACACGCATCAAGAGCGGTGAGGCAGTGGTGGTCAATGCCAACTACCATGACACCTCACCTTACCGCTGGGGAGGGAAGTCAGACATTGATCTGGCAGTAGATGAGAACGGCCTTTGGGTGATCTACTCTACCGAAGCCAATAATGGACGCATTGTGGTCAGCCAG GTGAATCCATACACCCTGCGCTTTGAGGGTACATGGGCCACCGGTTTTGACAAGCGTGGGGCGAGCAACGCGTTCATGGCCTGTGGTGTGCTCTACGCTGTGCGCTCTATCTTCCAGGATGATGAGGGGCAGGCGGAGGGCAGAGTAGGCAGCGACATGGTGGTTTATGCCTATGACACCAGCCGTGGACAGGAACTGCCCGTTCAAATACCATTCCCCAACCCTTACCAGTACATCTCCTCCATAGACTACAACCCCAGAGACAACCAGCTGTATGTGTGGAATAACTACTATGTGCTGAGATACCCGCTACAGTTCACACCGCCACCGCCCACGAAAG gtcccctctcctctcttatGACAACAGTTCGCTCCTACACGGCTACAGTCGCACTGACCCCAGTGCGCCCGTCGGCATCCCATCCAATTGGTGTCATCAACCGAGGACCCTTTGATCAGAGGCCGATCACAGCTATGGTCCCTCTGACCCCTCGTCCACCTCTGCGTGTCCCCTTGGCTCCCGGGGGCCCTGGTCAGGTGGGAGGATGTGAGGGCCGGGTGGCACGAGGGGTGCAGTGGCCACCCACCCTGAAGGGAGAAACAGTGGAGAGGCCCTGTCCTAAAGGGTCACTGG gtaTAGCTTCCTATCAGTGCATGCAGTCTCCAGTGGGTTGGAGCTCCAGAGGGCCTGACCTTTCCAACTGCACTTCTCCATGGGTCAGCCAAATTGCACAGAAG ATTAAAAGCGGAGAGAATGCAGCCAACATTGCCGGAGAGTTGGTCAATCTGACACGGGGGAGGATCTATGCCGGTGATGTCAGCATGTCCGTCAGGCTGATTGAACAGCTATTGGACATCTTGGACTCCCAGCTTCAGGCCTTGAGACCAGCCAATAAAGAGTCAGCAGCACGCAATTACAACAAG ctgcagaaaagGGAACGCACATGCAGAGCTTACGTTCAG gCGGTCGTTCAGACAGTTGATAACCTGCTGGGTCCTGAGGCTCTGGTGTCCTGGGCAGATATGAGCAATGTTGACCAGTCCCGCTCAGCATCGCTGTTGTTAGACGCAGTAGAAAAAGGAGCGTTTCTATTAGCTAACAATCTCTATGAAGGCCGCTTTAGTGACAGGGCACCAAATGTTG atcTGGAGGTGTATGTACTAAATACAGAGGCAGACATACAAGACCTGACGTTCCCTCACTCTTACGACAGCGACAGCATCTTGCAGATTTCAGCACTGGCTCTGCAACAGTACAGCAACAATG GCCAGGTGAAGCTGGTTCTTACTCTCTATAAGAACCTGGGCTCTTTCCTGACCACCCAAAACTCCACACTGCAACTTGCTCTGGGGCTAGGCCAGGGATCCGATGCCAGGCGTAGGAGCCTGGTGGTCAACTCACATGtcatctctgcctctgtgcaCAGAGGATCCAACAGAGTGTACCTGTCTGAGCCAGTGATCTTCACTCTCAGGCACCTGCAG CTGGAGAACCACTTTGGCCCCAACTGCTCTTTCTGGAATGCATCAGGGGTCTCTGGGAGTGGCATGTGGTCTATGCAGGGTTGCCGCCTGTTacacaccaacaacacacacacaacctgcgCCTGCAACCACTTGTCCAGCTATGCTGTCCTGATGACGTATCAGCAACCTGCT ttTGGAGTTGGTGTAGAGGAGCTTCTCGTCTATGTGGTTTCCTGGGTCGGCATCTCTGTAGCATTGGTGTGTCTGGCCACCTGCCTTACCACTCTGTGCTGCCAGGGGGCAGCATGGCACACAGACCACAGCACCATCCACTGCAACCTGTGGGCCAACCTGCTCATCACTGAGCTGCTCTTCCTTGTTGGTGCCAAGAAGACTCAGTATACA GTGGTGTGCTCTATCACTGCTGGCCTGCTGCACTTCTCACTTCTCTCAGTGTTTTGCTGGTTGTGTCTGGAGGGCGTGGAACTTTACTTGCTGCAGCGGGAGGTATTTGAGGGCCGTAACTCCAGGAGGAAGTATTTCTACCTGTGTGGCTACTCTATTCCTGGCCTGGTGGTGGCCGTGTCCGCAGCCATAGACTTCAGAGGCTATGGCTCAAACACTGC gtgctgGCTGCGAACAGACAATTACTTCATCTGGAGTTTCCTTGGACCTGTTGCTCTCATTTTGACG TTGAACCTGGTTATCTTGGTGATGACTTTACATAAGATGCATGGCACTGCTGCTTTGAAGCCAGACTCCAGTCGCCATGACAATCTGAG GGCATGGGCGGTGGGCTCCCTGACACTGCTCTTCCTGCAGAGCGTCACCTGGTCCTCAGGCCTGATGTTCCTGTCTGCTCCGTCTCTCCTCCTGGCTtacctcttctcctccctcaaCACGGCCCAGGCCCTCCTGATTACCATACTGCACTGCACCCTCGCCAGGAag GGTCAGAAGGATTATGGCAGATGCCTGCGTCTCTCGCAGTGCTGCGTCACTTCCTCTTCCAGCTCTCCGGACTCAGTAAAGGGTGCTGCCCTACGCTCCAACAGCCGTTACACCAGCAGCCAGAGTCGGAGAGCTACAGCTAACAGACAG AGTCGTATCAGGAGGATGTGGAATGACACCGTTCGCAGACAGACTGAATCTTCTTTCATAGCTGCAGACGTTAACAATACTCCCACTCTTAACAGAG CTGCGTTGGGGAACCATTTTCTTACTAATCCAGTGTTGCAAACTCATACTGGAGCCTCTCCCTATGACACAATGCTGGCCCAGGGATACAATCAACCCTTCACCTCCACAG AGGGTAGTGTGTCCCAGAGCCAGGAGTCCTGTGGACTGGACAGTGTATGTCTCAATGGAGGCTACACTCCCAACACCTTCACCCTGCATGGGTTGGGAACCACACCTGGGTCCCGAGCTGGAGTGGTGGGCAGCACTGATCttctgagggagggaggagttgGAATTGGAGGGGATGACATCTCCCCAGCCCTCCTTACCACCCACGGGGCCACAGATCTGGGCAGTGGTACTGGAATGCGTCGTAATCTGTCTGATGCAGCTGCACTGGAAAAGATGATCATCTCAGAACTAGTGCAGAGCAACCTGAGGCCCTCAGTTCCCATGCCTGTCCCTCCTGAACGCTACGGAAGCCTGGCAAGGCCTCACCACCATGACAGGGCGGCTCTCACCCACACTGCCACTTTAACTCGACACACACAGCCACCCCAAGAGGGCTGGGCTGCCACCACGCAGTCAAACACACGACACAACGCACAAGAGGGCTGGCCACTTACAAGGCACCACACACAAGATGCTGAGGCACCATCCACAACACGTGGACAAGATCATGCCACCACACCACGCTTACAAGATGGTTGGTCACACTCACATATTTCTGGAGATTCTGAGTCCCGCGAGCCTCTTAAAGATGGGGATCGGTCGTTACAAGGCACTCTGGGCCGCCGTGGGCTCCAGGACAGGCAGCAAGCACGTCCCCCTGATGTTCAGGCTCGGCCCTACTCCACCCTGAGCCGCAATCCCGGTACCCTGTCCCGCCACCGCAACACCGTGGAGCCAAgtggagggacagacagagacagagacagggagagagaaagggatcGGTACCGGGACAGGCCcctcccaccacctcctccccctcccccacaaGATTCTGAGCCCCTGTACAAGGCTCTGGAAGAGCCGCTACtgatgaaacagagagaggcaggTGTAGAGACATGGAGAGGCGGccaggacagagagaaggacGAGACATTTCTcttaaaaagagacagaatgatggatgaatggaggggaggaacagagagagggagggatgagtCTTTTACCTCTcagaagagagatggagaaatggatgaatggagaggtggaatggagagagggagggaggaatcTCATCTGCTGGAGAAGAGAGGTGGAAGGATGGAGGTGTGGcgaggaggagcagagacagagcaggaagagaCATTTATAACGCAGAAGAAAGATTTTGGGATTGACGGATGGAGAGGtggaatggagagagagaaagatgaatcCATATTTTTAAAGGacagggatggatggagagcGGGAATTGAACGAGAGACTGAGAAACAGAAGGACAGAGCACTGGATGTGTGGAGGGGAGGGATGGCTATAGACAGGGAGGAATCTTTCCTGTTTGAGAGCAAAGACGGAGGACTTGACGCGAAGAAAAGAGGATCTATTCGTTATCATGGCGAACGAGAGGATTCTGAAAGCTTTGCTCTGCCTTTGACCCCTGACCTCGACCTTGACCCTGACTCCTCACCCATATATGGCAGAGATTCGAACCCGTCACCGCTCTACCCTGGAGATCGACGCTCGCCACCGCTCAGCATCTTCCCACGAAGCTCTCCCCCCACCAATATCTTTGCTCCTCGAGACACTAACTCACCTCCGAACAACCTCTACTCCCGCCACTCCCCCCAGATGTACAGCCGAAGCAGCTCCCCTCCTCGCTTCTACACCCGCACTTCCCCTCCAACCCTCTCGTACCCCGACAGCAGCCCTGAAGGTCCGGAAGAGGTCAGCCCCACTGGCCAGCCCCAGCGTCCCGCCCTGGAACTTCCCTACAGCCTGGGGAGACCCCCCCTGGGCCCTCGGCCCAATCACCTGCAGACCTTCTACCAGCCACCACCGCTGGCATCCAATGGAGAGGCAGTGTACACAGCAGAGCACGCCTCTGAGGGAGACGACGGACAGATGCAGCGAGTGACAAGCCTGTGA